From Rhizobium sp. NZLR1, a single genomic window includes:
- the dapE gene encoding succinyl-diaminopimelate desuccinylase: MTATDPVANLQTLIRCPSVTPAEGGALSALDAMLAPLGFTVDKVKASEEGTADIENLYARLGKDGPHLMFAGHTDVVPVGDEAAWTHPPFAAEIAKGELFGRGAVDMKGGIACFVAAVARHIEKNGPPSGSISFLITGDEEGPAINGTVKLLQWATERGERWDACLVGEPTNPDRLGDMIKIGRRGSLSGRITVHGVQGHAAYPHLADNPVRGMLQLTQALMDSPFDGGTDDFQPSNLEVTTVDVGNPATNVIPAKASASFNIRFNDSWTAETLRAEILRRLDAAAGNGQLRPGREPVKYDIVWADRPSHMFLTRNNGLIASLSSAVESVAGRSPALSTTGGTSDARFIKDYCPVVEFGLVGQTMHMVDERVAVADLETLTAIYETFIARWFTNAGA, from the coding sequence ATGACCGCTACCGATCCCGTCGCCAATCTCCAGACGCTGATTCGCTGCCCCTCCGTGACACCCGCCGAAGGCGGCGCGCTGTCGGCGCTCGACGCCATGCTTGCGCCGCTCGGCTTCACCGTCGACAAGGTGAAAGCCAGCGAAGAGGGCACAGCCGATATCGAAAACCTCTATGCCCGCCTCGGCAAGGATGGCCCGCATCTGATGTTTGCCGGGCATACCGATGTCGTGCCGGTCGGCGACGAGGCCGCCTGGACGCATCCGCCCTTTGCCGCCGAGATTGCAAAGGGTGAGCTTTTCGGCCGCGGCGCCGTCGACATGAAGGGCGGCATCGCCTGTTTCGTCGCCGCCGTCGCCCGCCATATCGAGAAAAACGGGCCGCCCTCCGGCTCGATCTCCTTCTTGATCACCGGCGATGAAGAAGGCCCGGCGATCAACGGCACGGTCAAGCTCCTGCAATGGGCCACTGAGCGCGGCGAGCGCTGGGATGCCTGCCTGGTCGGCGAGCCCACAAATCCGGACAGGCTGGGCGACATGATCAAGATCGGCCGGCGCGGCTCGCTGTCGGGCCGAATCACCGTGCACGGCGTCCAGGGCCATGCCGCCTATCCGCACCTTGCCGACAATCCGGTGCGCGGCATGCTGCAGCTGACCCAGGCGCTGATGGACTCGCCCTTCGACGGTGGCACCGACGACTTCCAGCCCTCGAACCTCGAAGTGACCACGGTCGATGTCGGCAATCCGGCGACCAATGTCATTCCGGCGAAGGCATCGGCCAGCTTCAACATTCGCTTCAACGACAGCTGGACGGCCGAAACGCTGCGCGCCGAAATCCTGCGCCGCCTCGATGCCGCCGCCGGCAACGGCCAGCTGCGGCCGGGCCGCGAGCCGGTGAAATACGATATCGTCTGGGCCGACCGGCCAAGCCACATGTTCCTGACGCGCAACAATGGCTTGATTGCCTCGCTGTCATCGGCCGTCGAAAGCGTTGCCGGCCGCTCGCCGGCGCTTTCGACCACCGGCGGCACGTCGGATGCGCGCTTCATCAAGGATTATTGCCCGGTCGTCGAGTTCGGCCTCGTCGGCCAGACGATGCACATGGTCGACGAGCGCGTCGCAGTCGCCGATCTGGAGACGCTGACGGCGATCTACGAGACCTTCATCGCCCGCTGGTTCACCAATGCCGGGGCTTAG
- the dapD gene encoding 2,3,4,5-tetrahydropyridine-2,6-dicarboxylate N-succinyltransferase produces the protein MSATDLASLEKTIEAAFDNRDNVNTSTKGEVRDAVEAALDLLDAGTVRVATRGADGAWTVNQWLKKAVLLSFRLNDMDVVKGGSGNSTWWDKVPSKFENWGENQFRAAGFRAVPNCVVRRSAYIAPNAILMPSFVNLGAYVGEGTMVDTWATVGSCAQIGKHVHLSGGVGIGGVLEPMQAGPTIIEDNCFIGARSEVVEGCIVREGSVLGMGVFIGKSTKIVDRATGEVTYGEVPPYSVVVAGSMPSANATMGNGKPAPHLYCAVIVKRVDEQTRSKTGINELLRD, from the coding sequence ATGAGCGCCACCGACCTCGCATCCCTCGAAAAGACCATCGAAGCCGCCTTCGACAATCGCGACAATGTGAACACGTCGACGAAGGGCGAGGTTCGCGATGCGGTCGAAGCCGCACTCGATCTGCTCGATGCCGGCACGGTCCGCGTCGCGACGCGCGGCGCCGACGGCGCCTGGACGGTCAATCAGTGGCTGAAGAAGGCCGTGCTCTTGTCCTTCCGTCTCAACGATATGGACGTGGTCAAGGGCGGTTCGGGCAATTCCACATGGTGGGACAAGGTGCCGTCGAAGTTCGAAAACTGGGGCGAAAACCAATTCCGCGCCGCCGGCTTCCGCGCCGTGCCGAACTGCGTCGTGCGCCGCTCGGCCTATATTGCCCCGAACGCCATCCTGATGCCCTCCTTCGTCAATCTCGGCGCCTATGTCGGCGAAGGCACGATGGTCGACACCTGGGCAACGGTCGGCTCCTGCGCCCAGATCGGCAAGCATGTGCATCTGTCCGGCGGCGTCGGCATCGGCGGCGTGCTGGAGCCGATGCAGGCCGGCCCGACGATCATCGAGGACAATTGCTTCATCGGCGCTCGTTCGGAAGTGGTCGAGGGCTGCATCGTCCGCGAGGGCTCGGTGCTCGGCATGGGCGTCTTTATCGGCAAGTCGACCAAGATCGTCGACCGCGCCACCGGTGAGGTGACCTACGGCGAAGTGCCGCCTTATTCCGTCGTCGTCGCCGGCTCGATGCCGTCGGCCAATGCGACCATGGGCAACGGCAAGCCGGCGCCGCATCTCTACTGCGCCGTCATCGTCAAGCGCGTCGATGAACAGACCCGCTCCAAGACCGGCATCAACGAGCTGCTCAGAGATTGA
- a CDS encoding LOG family protein, which produces MAKGRNGGSRRKDGVWDPLKSSSTDRQRAEAVPKTPQTMSPAYRLAYVDEDFLCREELRPIRLQLELMKPEMMLTERGIKSTVVMFGGARIPAPGQSAWAARNDVQRVNLEAASVYYDEARKFAGLCSKYSASFDFHEYVIVTGGGPGVMEAGNRGAADEGAPSIGLNIVLPHEQAPNAYVTPELSFNFHYFAIRKMHFMVRAKAIAVFPGGFGTLDEFFECLTLIQTGRMERLPLILFGETFWRRIINFDALAEFGTIAPDDVKLISFVDTAEAAWKIVQDFYEHRE; this is translated from the coding sequence ATGGCGAAGGGACGGAACGGCGGTTCGCGGCGCAAGGATGGCGTATGGGACCCGCTGAAGAGCAGTTCGACCGACAGGCAGCGCGCCGAGGCCGTGCCGAAGACGCCGCAGACGATGTCGCCTGCCTACCGCCTTGCCTATGTCGACGAGGATTTCCTCTGCCGCGAGGAGCTGCGGCCGATCCGCCTGCAGCTGGAACTGATGAAGCCGGAAATGATGCTGACCGAACGCGGCATCAAGTCGACCGTCGTCATGTTCGGCGGCGCCCGCATTCCCGCCCCTGGGCAGAGCGCCTGGGCCGCCCGCAACGATGTCCAGCGCGTCAACCTGGAGGCGGCCTCGGTCTATTATGACGAGGCGCGCAAATTTGCCGGGCTTTGCTCGAAATATTCGGCGAGCTTCGATTTCCACGAATATGTCATCGTGACCGGCGGCGGCCCCGGCGTGATGGAAGCGGGCAATCGCGGCGCGGCCGACGAGGGCGCACCGTCGATTGGCCTCAATATCGTGCTGCCGCACGAGCAGGCGCCGAACGCCTATGTGACGCCGGAACTCAGCTTCAACTTCCACTATTTTGCCATCCGCAAGATGCATTTCATGGTGCGCGCCAAGGCGATCGCAGTGTTTCCCGGCGGCTTTGGAACACTCGACGAATTCTTCGAATGCCTGACACTGATCCAGACCGGCCGCATGGAGCGTCTGCCGCTGATCCTCTTCGGCGAGACGTTCTGGAGGCGCATCATTAATTTCGACGCATTGGCCGAATTCGGCACGATCGCGCCCGACGACGTCAAGCTGATCAGCTTCGTCGACACGGCTGAAGCCGCGTGGAAGATTGTCCAGGATTTCTACGAACACCGAGAATAA
- a CDS encoding calcium-binding protein translates to MYRNKLILAALSSTLIFGAAAGAGYAAPGDGPRQQAGMHGPGPAAFREITYVRMLKQFDANKDGQVTKEEATTGLDKVFAAIDTNKDGSLTPGEIREYQKTQMQAMKDQRKQDAGETKDADTAAATPEDNDQARPPRDGHGGHDGRDGHHWMRHGGNFMRASMMMHRVDTDQNGQISKQEAVAAFDKLFARMDRNKDGVISIDDMPDRPLL, encoded by the coding sequence ATGTACCGCAACAAGCTGATACTGGCAGCGCTTTCCTCCACCCTCATCTTCGGCGCAGCCGCCGGGGCAGGCTATGCCGCACCCGGTGACGGGCCGCGTCAGCAGGCAGGCATGCACGGTCCAGGGCCTGCCGCCTTCCGCGAAATCACCTATGTCCGCATGCTCAAGCAATTCGACGCAAACAAGGACGGGCAGGTTACCAAGGAGGAGGCCACCACCGGACTCGACAAGGTTTTCGCTGCGATCGACACCAACAAGGACGGATCGCTGACCCCGGGCGAAATCCGCGAATACCAGAAGACGCAGATGCAGGCGATGAAGGATCAGCGCAAGCAGGATGCCGGCGAAACCAAGGATGCGGATACCGCAGCCGCGACACCGGAGGATAACGATCAGGCACGGCCGCCCCGCGACGGGCACGGCGGGCACGATGGCCGTGACGGACATCACTGGATGCGCCATGGCGGCAACTTCATGCGCGCCTCGATGATGATGCACCGGGTCGACACCGACCAGAACGGCCAGATTTCCAAACAGGAAGCCGTCGCCGCCTTCGACAAGCTGTTTGCGCGGATGGACCGCAACAAGGACGGCGTCATCTCGATCGACGACATGCCGGACCGGCCGCTTCTGTAA
- a CDS encoding pyrimidine 5'-nucleotidase — MTKIDRTPDKADFAHVTDWVFDLDNTLYPHHVNLFAQIDKNMTAYVAALLQMEREEARKLQKQYYLEHGTTLQGLMIHHGIDPNDFLEKAHAIDYTALTPQPELGAAIKALPGRKFIFTNGSVKHAEMTAEALGILEHFDDIFDIVAADYVPKPAQATYDKFMALKRVETSKAAMFEDLPRNLTVPKALGMQTVLLVPRNLEETVVEWWEKTSGEEDHIDFVTDDLAAFLGRITGPG; from the coding sequence ATGACAAAGATCGACCGCACGCCTGATAAAGCCGACTTCGCGCACGTCACAGACTGGGTCTTCGACCTCGACAACACGCTCTATCCGCATCATGTCAATCTCTTCGCGCAGATCGACAAGAACATGACCGCTTATGTCGCGGCGCTCTTACAGATGGAGCGGGAAGAGGCGCGCAAGCTGCAGAAGCAATATTACCTCGAGCATGGCACGACGCTGCAGGGATTGATGATCCATCACGGCATCGACCCGAACGACTTCCTCGAAAAGGCGCATGCGATCGACTACACGGCGCTGACGCCGCAGCCTGAACTCGGCGCGGCGATCAAGGCGCTGCCGGGGCGCAAGTTCATCTTCACCAATGGCAGCGTCAAGCATGCGGAAATGACGGCCGAAGCGCTCGGCATTCTCGAGCATTTCGACGACATCTTCGATATCGTCGCCGCCGACTACGTGCCGAAGCCGGCGCAGGCGACCTACGACAAATTCATGGCGTTGAAGCGCGTCGAAACGAGCAAGGCAGCGATGTTCGAGGATCTGCCGCGCAATCTGACCGTGCCGAAGGCGCTCGGCATGCAGACCGTGCTGCTGGTGCCGCGCAATCTCGAAGAAACGGTCGTCGAATGGTGGGAAAAGACCAGCGGCGAAGAGGATCATATCGACTTCGTCACCGACGACCTCGCCGCGTTTCTCGGCAGGATTACCGGTCCGGGCTGA
- a CDS encoding trifunctional transcriptional activator/DNA repair protein Ada/methylated-DNA--[protein]-cysteine S-methyltransferase, which yields MFFERPDDDTLYDDLIARCADYEGQAYVCVKTTGIFCRLTCPARKPKRENTLFFETIAACMHSGFRPCRRCRPLEQPGREPIVDVLLAALDSEPQVRWTEDELVRRGHDPSTVRRAFKRAFGMTFHDIVRYRRLRQAARQLADGARVIDAQIDAGYESPSGFRTAFQRLVGKAPALSQNRELLFADWFDTPLGPMIAVADQTHLHLLEFHDRKALLSELEALQKRVRSSVAIGRTPAIDRIETEIRDYFEGRRTVFTTPLALGGTPFEKHVWAKLMDIPVGQTRAYGDLARQMERPEVVRAVGRANGANQLAIIVPCHRVLGADGSLTGYGGGLWRKQWLLRHEEKISTQSKMEETT from the coding sequence ATGTTTTTCGAACGGCCCGACGATGATACGCTCTATGATGACCTGATCGCGCGCTGCGCCGATTATGAGGGCCAGGCCTATGTCTGCGTCAAGACGACGGGCATCTTCTGTCGTCTGACCTGTCCGGCGCGTAAGCCGAAGCGGGAAAATACCCTGTTCTTCGAGACGATCGCCGCCTGCATGCATTCCGGCTTTCGCCCCTGCCGGCGCTGCCGGCCGCTGGAGCAGCCGGGCAGGGAGCCGATCGTCGACGTGTTGCTTGCCGCGCTCGACAGCGAGCCGCAGGTTCGCTGGACCGAAGACGAGCTTGTGCGCCGCGGACATGATCCCTCGACGGTGCGGCGCGCCTTCAAGCGGGCGTTCGGCATGACCTTTCATGACATCGTCCGCTACCGCCGTCTCAGGCAAGCGGCCCGGCAACTGGCCGATGGCGCACGCGTCATCGATGCGCAGATCGACGCCGGATACGAGTCTCCGAGCGGCTTCCGCACGGCATTCCAGCGGCTCGTCGGCAAGGCGCCGGCGCTCTCGCAGAACCGCGAACTGCTTTTTGCCGACTGGTTCGACACGCCGCTCGGGCCGATGATCGCGGTTGCCGACCAGACACATCTGCATCTGCTCGAATTTCACGACCGCAAGGCGCTACTGAGCGAGCTCGAGGCACTGCAGAAGCGCGTCCGCTCCTCGGTCGCGATCGGCCGCACGCCGGCAATCGACCGGATCGAGACGGAGATCCGGGACTATTTCGAAGGGCGGCGCACGGTCTTCACGACGCCATTGGCGCTCGGCGGCACGCCCTTCGAAAAACATGTCTGGGCAAAGCTCATGGATATCCCTGTCGGTCAGACCCGCGCCTATGGCGATCTTGCAAGGCAGATGGAAAGGCCGGAAGTCGTGCGTGCCGTCGGCCGCGCCAACGGCGCCAACCAGCTAGCCATCATCGTGCCCTGTCATCGCGTGCTCGGCGCGGATGGATCGTTGACCGGCTATGGCGGCGGGCTCTGGCGCAAGCAATGGCTGCTGCGGCATGAAGAGAAGATCAGCACACAATCAAAGATGGAGGAGACAACATGA
- a CDS encoding isocitrate lyase/phosphoenolpyruvate mutase family protein, giving the protein MNQTEKAKAFGALHRKGNPVILYNIWDAGTAKAVTEAGAKALATGSWSVAAAQGYGDGQKLPMEVLLETARSIAAVNELPLSVDFEGAYSTDPSGAAANVAKVIEAGAVGINFEDQKIGASGLHPVEAQAARIRAIREMAEARDIDFFINARTDLFLQEGDGSRHAGLVDEAVERGKAYAAAGASGFFVPGLIEPALIEKICAASSMPVNIMMKPGAPEPAALGKLGVSRISYGPGPYRAMMEKLKEAAAAIYSPL; this is encoded by the coding sequence ATGAACCAGACTGAAAAGGCCAAGGCATTCGGCGCGCTGCACCGCAAGGGCAACCCGGTCATTCTTTACAACATCTGGGATGCCGGAACGGCCAAGGCGGTGACGGAAGCCGGCGCCAAGGCGCTGGCGACCGGAAGCTGGTCGGTCGCCGCCGCTCAAGGCTATGGCGACGGCCAGAAGCTGCCGATGGAAGTGCTGCTTGAGACGGCACGCTCGATCGCCGCCGTCAACGAACTGCCGCTCTCGGTCGATTTCGAAGGCGCCTATTCGACGGACCCTTCAGGTGCCGCGGCCAATGTGGCGAAAGTGATCGAGGCCGGCGCCGTCGGCATCAATTTCGAGGATCAAAAGATCGGCGCGAGCGGCCTTCATCCGGTGGAGGCGCAGGCGGCCCGCATCCGCGCCATCCGGGAAATGGCCGAGGCGAGGGATATCGATTTCTTCATCAACGCCCGCACCGACCTGTTCCTTCAGGAAGGCGACGGCTCCAGGCATGCCGGTCTGGTCGACGAGGCAGTCGAGCGTGGCAAGGCCTATGCAGCGGCAGGCGCCAGCGGCTTCTTCGTGCCCGGCCTCATCGAACCAGCGCTGATCGAGAAGATCTGCGCCGCCTCCAGCATGCCGGTCAATATCATGATGAAGCCGGGCGCGCCCGAACCGGCAGCGCTCGGAAAGCTCGGCGTCTCGCGCATCAGCTACGGCCCGGGGCCATACCGGGCCATGATGGAGAAGCTGAAGGAAGCCGCGGCGGCGATCTATAGCCCGCTCTGA
- the argB gene encoding acetylglutamate kinase: protein MNESESELQARLLAKALPFMQRYENKTIVVKYGGHAMGNPELGKAFASDIALLKQSGVNPIVVHGGGPQIGAMLSKMGIESKFEGGLRVTDQKTVEIVEMVLAGSINKEIVALINQTGEWAIGLCGKDGNMVFAEKARKTVKDPDSNIERVLDLGFVGEVVEVDRTLLDLLARSEMIPVIAPVAPGRDGATYNINADTFAGAIAGALNATRLLFLTDVPGVLDKNGQLIKELSVAEAHALIADGTISGGMIPKVETCIDAIKAGVQGVVILNGKTAHSVLLEIFTEHGVGTLIVP, encoded by the coding sequence ATGAACGAGTCCGAAAGCGAACTGCAGGCACGGCTTCTGGCCAAGGCGCTGCCCTTCATGCAGCGTTACGAGAACAAGACGATTGTCGTCAAATATGGCGGCCACGCCATGGGCAATCCCGAGCTCGGCAAGGCCTTTGCCAGCGACATCGCGCTGTTGAAGCAATCGGGCGTCAACCCGATCGTCGTTCACGGCGGCGGCCCGCAGATCGGCGCCATGCTGAGCAAGATGGGCATCGAATCGAAATTCGAGGGCGGGCTTCGCGTCACCGACCAGAAGACGGTCGAGATCGTCGAGATGGTGCTCGCCGGCTCGATCAACAAGGAAATTGTCGCGCTCATCAACCAGACCGGCGAATGGGCGATCGGCCTTTGCGGCAAGGACGGCAACATGGTCTTCGCCGAAAAGGCGCGCAAGACCGTGAAGGATCCGGATTCCAACATCGAGCGCGTGCTCGATCTCGGCTTCGTCGGCGAGGTGGTCGAGGTCGACCGCACGCTGCTCGATCTGCTCGCCCGCTCCGAGATGATCCCGGTGATCGCCCCGGTCGCACCCGGCCGCGACGGCGCCACCTACAACATCAATGCCGATACTTTCGCCGGCGCCATTGCCGGCGCGCTGAACGCCACCCGCCTGCTCTTCCTGACCGATGTGCCCGGCGTGCTCGACAAGAACGGCCAGCTGATCAAGGAGCTTTCCGTCGCCGAAGCGCATGCGCTGATCGCCGACGGCACGATCTCGGGCGGCATGATCCCGAAGGTCGAGACCTGCATCGATGCGATCAAGGCCGGCGTCCAGGGCGTCGTCATCCTGAACGGCAAGACAGCCCATTCCGTCCTGCTCGAGATCTTCACCGAGCACGGCGTCGGAACGCTGATCGTCCCCTGA
- a CDS encoding sigma-70 family RNA polymerase sigma factor: MQGDEIADLIGRVALSDRRAFIALYNQTGPKLFAICLRILKDRTEAEEALQEVYISIWQRAGSFQAATGSSSAWLSAIARNRSIDTLRSRKPIADEIDSAYDLADAAPDPEMQTVTKDEGRRIDTCMEELEADRAVAVKRAYVEGLSYQELADQFGVPLNTMRTWLRRSLLKLRECMER; the protein is encoded by the coding sequence ATGCAAGGCGATGAGATTGCAGACCTGATCGGCCGCGTCGCGCTCAGCGACCGCAGGGCTTTTATTGCCCTTTACAATCAGACCGGGCCGAAACTTTTTGCCATCTGCCTGCGTATCTTGAAGGATCGCACGGAAGCCGAAGAAGCCCTGCAGGAAGTCTATATCAGCATCTGGCAAAGGGCCGGAAGTTTCCAGGCAGCCACAGGTTCGTCCTCGGCGTGGCTTTCGGCGATTGCCCGCAATCGGTCGATCGATACGTTGCGGTCGCGCAAGCCTATCGCCGACGAAATCGACAGTGCCTACGATCTTGCCGATGCCGCACCCGACCCGGAAATGCAGACGGTGACGAAGGATGAAGGAAGGCGGATTGACACCTGCATGGAAGAGTTGGAAGCTGATCGTGCGGTCGCGGTGAAACGGGCTTATGTCGAAGGGCTGAGCTATCAGGAACTGGCTGATCAGTTTGGTGTCCCGCTGAACACGATGCGGACCTGGCTCAGGCGCAGCCTGTTGAAACTGAGAGAGTGCATGGAACGATGA
- a CDS encoding anti-sigma factor: MTSPDKSKGDRSRDEVLAGEYVLGVLSLQDRRVVEERIRHDRPFAAIVSRWETNLSAFNDEYETASPNRETFKQIEARLFGDAAKPASFSQGIWNSAVFWRSLSFACVVVAVSAVIFASGVVPQPQGPTPLVASLSGQNSAINLLASYELQSGRLKIVPVAAGKPEEKSLELWLVLGSGLPKSLGVFQPGESGELVIPADLRSHLADGATLAVSLEPFGGSPTGQATGPVIASGALRRP, translated from the coding sequence ATGACATCCCCCGACAAAAGCAAGGGAGACCGCTCCCGCGACGAGGTTCTCGCCGGCGAATATGTGCTTGGCGTCCTCTCGCTGCAGGACCGACGGGTGGTGGAAGAGCGCATTCGCCACGATCGGCCCTTTGCCGCGATCGTCAGCCGCTGGGAAACCAACCTTTCCGCCTTCAATGACGAGTATGAAACCGCCTCGCCAAACCGGGAAACCTTCAAGCAGATCGAGGCGCGGCTTTTCGGCGATGCTGCAAAACCCGCATCCTTTTCGCAAGGAATCTGGAATTCGGCGGTTTTCTGGCGCTCGCTGAGCTTTGCCTGTGTCGTCGTCGCCGTCAGCGCCGTTATCTTCGCCTCCGGCGTGGTGCCGCAGCCGCAGGGGCCGACACCGCTGGTGGCCTCGCTTTCCGGCCAGAACAGCGCCATCAATCTTCTCGCCTCCTACGAGCTGCAGAGCGGCCGGCTGAAGATCGTGCCGGTGGCCGCCGGCAAGCCGGAGGAGAAGTCACTGGAACTCTGGCTGGTGCTGGGCAGCGGCCTGCCGAAATCGCTCGGCGTCTTCCAGCCGGGCGAGAGCGGCGAACTCGTCATTCCCGCCGATCTGCGCAGCCATCTCGCCGATGGTGCAACGCTTGCCGTCAGCCTCGAACCCTTCGGCGGCTCGCCGACCGGCCAGGCGACCGGTCCGGTGATCGCAAGCGGCGCCTTGCGCCGGCCATGA
- a CDS encoding fasciclin domain-containing protein — protein MIKSVLRGFALATALSAVAFAAAKNPEVGGAAMFATKNIIENAVNSKDHTTLVAAVKAAGLVSTLEGKGPFTVFAPTNEAFAALPKGTVETLLKPENKATLTKVLTCHVVAADAMAKTVAKMIKDDGGEHDIKTVGGCVLKAKESMGKITLTDENGGVSHVTIADVKQSNGVIHVVDKVLLPKM, from the coding sequence ATGATCAAGTCCGTATTGCGCGGTTTTGCACTCGCGACCGCCCTATCCGCTGTCGCCTTTGCCGCCGCCAAGAACCCGGAAGTCGGCGGTGCGGCGATGTTCGCCACCAAGAACATCATCGAAAACGCTGTCAATTCGAAGGATCACACGACGCTGGTCGCAGCCGTCAAGGCGGCGGGCCTGGTCAGCACCCTCGAGGGCAAAGGCCCCTTCACCGTCTTTGCGCCGACCAACGAAGCTTTCGCCGCCCTGCCGAAAGGCACGGTCGAGACGCTGCTGAAGCCGGAAAACAAGGCGACGCTCACCAAGGTTCTGACCTGCCATGTCGTTGCCGCCGATGCGATGGCCAAGACCGTTGCCAAGATGATCAAGGATGACGGCGGCGAGCACGACATCAAGACCGTCGGCGGCTGCGTGCTGAAAGCCAAGGAAAGCATGGGCAAGATCACGCTGACCGACGAAAACGGCGGCGTCTCGCATGTGACGATCGCCGATGTCAAACAGTCGAACGGCGTCATCCACGTCGTCGACAAGGTGCTGCTGCCGAAGATGTAA
- a CDS encoding sensor histidine kinase: MTDSKDQPLSPEGVGNLPHLAEALDDDRFRHFLDHVPFAVAVSELDNCEALIYVNLEFERLTALSATQVQGKAWTEIELDSTAISGGATLTAAVTSAEEYIGAFSLVAEPDSTTIIDVWSNTIVDDDDTPLFRLVAFAARNEAAADQSFGELLTEKDVLLRELQHRVKNNLQMITALIRMEARNAQQSEESERFARLAGRIEALALLYRSLSDEEKGATVDLGTYVSQIAASVMAAHAVEGIRLDMKVDTWPVSVDVAMPAGLVINELLTNALKHAFVGRDGGEITLRCVVSDTGCRITVADNGVGLPQDVNWPHPGKLSAMIVQSLKQNARANVEVTSSPGTGMSVTLVFRRAEAAR; encoded by the coding sequence ATGACTGATAGCAAAGACCAGCCGCTTTCGCCGGAAGGCGTCGGCAACCTGCCCCATCTGGCCGAAGCCCTTGATGACGATCGGTTTCGACACTTTCTCGATCACGTCCCCTTTGCTGTGGCCGTCTCCGAACTCGATAACTGTGAGGCGCTGATTTACGTCAATCTCGAGTTCGAACGGCTGACGGCGCTCAGCGCAACGCAGGTCCAGGGAAAAGCCTGGACCGAGATCGAATTGGATTCCACCGCCATATCGGGAGGAGCGACGCTGACAGCCGCCGTGACTTCTGCGGAAGAGTATATTGGCGCGTTCTCCCTGGTGGCCGAACCTGACAGCACGACCATTATCGATGTCTGGTCGAATACCATCGTCGACGATGACGACACCCCGCTGTTCCGATTGGTAGCCTTTGCGGCGCGCAATGAGGCGGCGGCGGATCAGAGCTTCGGCGAGCTGCTGACCGAGAAGGATGTGCTTCTGCGCGAACTTCAGCATCGCGTGAAGAACAATCTTCAGATGATCACGGCGCTGATCCGGATGGAGGCGCGCAATGCACAACAGAGCGAGGAAAGCGAGAGATTTGCACGGCTTGCCGGGCGGATCGAAGCCTTGGCGCTGTTGTACCGCTCGCTGTCGGACGAAGAGAAAGGCGCCACAGTCGATCTTGGCACCTATGTGAGCCAGATTGCCGCCTCGGTGATGGCTGCCCACGCCGTGGAAGGCATACGGCTGGACATGAAGGTCGATACCTGGCCGGTTTCGGTCGATGTGGCCATGCCCGCCGGGCTGGTGATCAACGAACTCCTCACCAATGCGCTGAAACATGCCTTTGTGGGGCGTGACGGCGGAGAGATCACGCTCCGCTGTGTCGTCAGCGATACCGGCTGCAGGATCACCGTTGCCGATAATGGGGTCGGTCTTCCTCAAGATGTGAATTGGCCGCACCCGGGAAAGCTGAGCGCGATGATCGTGCAGTCCCTGAAACAGAACGCCCGCGCTAACGTCGAAGTAACCTCGTCCCCCGGCACCGGCATGAGTGTCACACTCGTTTTCCGGAGAGCCGAAGCGGCCCGATAG
- a CDS encoding cold-shock protein, producing the protein MTTGTVKWFNSTKGFGFIQPDNGGADAFVHISAVERAGMRELVEGQKIGFDLERDNKSGKMSACNLQNA; encoded by the coding sequence ATGACCACTGGCACCGTTAAATGGTTCAACTCCACCAAGGGCTTCGGCTTCATTCAGCCTGACAATGGCGGCGCTGACGCCTTCGTTCACATCTCCGCCGTCGAACGTGCCGGAATGCGCGAACTCGTCGAAGGCCAGAAGATCGGCTTCGATCTCGAGCGTGACAACAAGTCGGGCAAGATGTCCGCTTGCAATCTCCAGAACGCTTAA